From Cannabis sativa cultivar Pink pepper isolate KNU-18-1 chromosome 8, ASM2916894v1, whole genome shotgun sequence, a single genomic window includes:
- the LOC115701050 gene encoding ATP-dependent zinc metalloprotease FTSH 2, chloroplastic, giving the protein MLSKMAAASSACLVGSSLSTHGTKPALSKDLYGRQFLPSSSLLSLSQVTKKVSIKASMEQKQHEGRRGFLKFLLGNAGVGVPALLGAGSASADDQGVSSSRMSYSRFLEYLDKDRVKKVDLFENGTIAIVEAVSPELGNRVQRVRVQLPGLSQELLQKFREKNIDFAAHNAQEDSGSLLFNLIGNLAFPLILIGGLFLLSRRSSGGMGGPGGPGFPLTFGQSKAKFQMEPNTGVTFDDVAGVDEAKQDFMEVVEFLKKPERFTAVGARIPKGVLLVGPPGTGKTLLAKAIAGEAGVPFFSISGSEFVEMFVGVGASRVRDLFKKAKENAPCIVFVDEIDAVGRQRGTGIGGGNDEREQTLNQLLTEMDGFEGNTGIIVIAATNRADILDSALLRPGRFDRQVSVDVPDVRGRTEILKVHASNKKFDGDVSLEVVAMRTPGFSGADLANLLNEAAILAGRRGKTAISSKEIDDSIDRIVAGMEGTVMTDGKSKSLVAYHEVGHAICGTLTPGHDAVQKVTLIPRGQARGLTWFIPADDPTLISRQQLFARIVGGLGGRAAEEIIFGEPEVTTGAAGDLQQITGLAKQMVVTFGMSEIGPWSLMDSSAQSNDVIMRMMARNSMSEKLAEDIDSAVKRLSDEAYEIALTHIRNNREAMDKIVEVLIEKETMTGDEFRAILSEFVEIPVENRVAPAVPSPVTV; this is encoded by the exons ATGCTTTCAAAG ATGGCAGCAGCATCATCAGCTTGCCTTGTGGGAAGTAGTTTATCTACTCATGGTACTAAACCAGCTCTAAGCAAGGACTTATATGGGAGGCAGTTTCTGCCTTCTTCCAGCCTTCTGTCCCTGAGTCAAGTGACGAAAAAAGTTTCTATAAAGGCTTCTATGGAGCAAAAGCAACATGAAGGTAGAAGAGGCTTTCTTAAGTTTTTGCTTGGCAATGCAGGAGTTGGTGTTCCTGCTTTGTTAGGAGCTGGGAGTGCCAGTGCCGATGATCAAGGGGTTTCTTCCTCAAGGATGTCTTATTCTAGATTTCTAGAGTACCTTGACAAGGATAGGGTGAAAAAGGTAGATTTATTTGAGAATGGAACCATAGCTATTGTGGAAGCTGTTTCACCTGAGTTGGGCAACCGAGTACAGCGAGTTCGTGTGCAACTTCCTGGGTTGAGCCAAGAGCTTTTGCAGAAGTTTAGAGAGAAAAACATTGACTTTGCAGCACACAATGCTCAAGAAGACTCAGGTTCTTTGTTATTCAACTTGATTGGAAATTTGGCTTTCCCTCTAATTTTAATTGGGGGTTTGTTCCTACTCTCAAGGCGTTCATCTGGAGGCATGGGTGGACCTGGTGGACCTGGGTTTCCCTTGACTTTTGGTCAATCTAAGGCTAAATTCCAAATGGAGCCTAACACTGGGGTGACATTTGATGATGTTGCTGGGGTGGATGAAGCCAAGCAAGATTTTATGGAGGTGGTGGAGTTTTTGAAGAAACCTGAGAGGTTCACTGCAGTTGGGGCTCGAATTCCTAAAGGAGTTCTTCTTGTCGGTCCCCCTGGAACTGGAAAGACTCTGCTAGCTAAAGCAATTGCCGGTGAAGCTGGCGTTCCCTTTTTCTCCATCTCTGGTTCTGAGTTTGTTGAAATGTTTGTTGGAGTTGGTGCTTCTCGAGTACGTGATCTTTTCAAAAAGGCCAAGGAGAATGCTCCTTGCATTGTATTTGTTGATGAAATTGATGCTGTGGGACGACAGAGAGGTACTGGAATTGGAGGAGGAAATGATGAAAGAGAACAGACCCTTAACCAGCTCTTAACAGAAATGGATGGTTTTGAAGGTAACACTGGTATCATTGTTATCGCTGCCACTAACAGAGCAGACATTCTTGATTCTGCTTTATTAAGGCCTGGGAGGTTTGACAGACAA GTAAGTGTTGATGTTCCGGATGTACGAGGAAGAACAGAGATCTTAAAGGTTCATGCCAGTAACAAGAAGTTTGATGGTGATGTATCTCTTGAAGTTGTAGCAATGAGAACACCTGGTTTCAGTGGAGCTGACCTTGCAAACCTTCTCAATGAGGCTGCTATATTGGCCGGTCGGCGTGGGAAGACAGCAATTTCATCCAAAGAGATTGATGATTCAATTGATAGGATTGTTGCTGGAATGGAAGGCACAGTAATGACAGATGGGAAGAGCAAAAGTCTGGTGGCATACCATGAAGTTGGGCACGCCATATGTGG GACATTGACTCCAGGACATGATGCTGTTCAAAAAGTGACCCTAATTCCAAGAGGTCAAGCACGAGGTCTTACCTGGTTTATTCCTGCAGATGACCCTACTCTGATCTCCAGGCAGCAACTATTTGCTAGAATTGTTGGAGGACTTGGTGGCAGAGCTGCAGAGGAAATTATCTTTGGTGAACCTGAGGTGACAACAGGTGCTGCTGGTGATCTGCAACAGATTACCGGTTTGGCCAAACag ATGGTAGTAACATTTGGAATGTCTGAGATTGGGCCATGGTCACTAATGGACTCATCAGCTCAAAGCAATGATGTAATTATGAGAATGATGGCAAGGAACTCTATGTCTGAGAAGCTTGCTGAGGACATTGATTCTGCTGTCAAGAGATTATCAGATGAAGCTTATGAGATTGCTTTGACCCACATCAGAAACAACCGTGAGGCCATGGACAAGATTGTGGAAGTCCTTATTGAGAAGGAAACAATGACCGGGGATGAATTCCGTGCCATCCTCTCTGAATTTGTTGAAATCCCTGTTGAAAATCGGGTTGCTCCTGCAGTACCATCGCCTGTGACAGTGTAA
- the LOC115700212 gene encoding G-type lectin S-receptor-like serine/threonine-protein kinase SD2-5, whose translation MRVILLIQDYSRSIGFYCGFYSDGTSDFYLLSVIAVGVGHHAVVWSTDRKSFVTENASLQLIRDDGLVLRDSAGGMVWSANTSGKPVVGMNLTEAGNLVLFGNRGAVLWQSFDHPKDTLLMGQKLNKDQKLAPNFFSTEWSKSPFFATLTTAAYFSAFFSTSDGQSLMYYQLALDDNSRNHSVLQYQKTKQTEFVVNVGTSKASNFLDSIVFVKLDQGGRLKTYLYNPKGSSMNNVDMVTQECENSSALYLLTEVRDIAYTNISNADFGVVPTRTIDDCKTACLQNCSCIAVVFRNGNDNSDGSCYMPSEIYSTEHNSTDKSNVLAFVKVLNTNGEPEAPSSSWIVRHRKKITIITASTAGGIATILLVIVVIVMLPKNQKEDDGEDNLKQALGMPLRFSYEELLNATENLKETLGVGGFGSVFKGILAANGTKIAVKRLDKMSQGMREFLAEVETIGNLHHFNLVRLVGFCAEKSCRLLVYEYMSNGSLNNWIFNPSQSQYLDWQTRKNIILDIAKGLAYLHEECRQKIIHLDIKPHNILLDENFHAKVSDFGLSKLIERDESQVLIPMRGTPGYLAPELQKSIVTVKADVYSFGIVVLEIVSRRRNVDSSRSESSFHLLEMLQKKAEEDNLIEVVENLDDDMLNNREEVIKMIRIGAWCLQNDHTKRPSMSTVVKLLEGLMEVDPDISYKFSHAMAFASDANDHITVAPQASLLSAPR comes from the coding sequence ATGAGAGTTATCCTTTTAATACAAGATTATAGCCGTAGTATCGGCTTTTACTGCGGATTTTACTCTGATGGAACTAGTGATTTCTACTTGCTTTCAGTCATTGCTGTTGGAGTTGGACATCATGCTGTAGTTTGGTCAACCGATAGAAAATCTTTTGTGACAGAAAATGCATCACTTCAACTGATAAGAGATGATGGCTTAGTACTAAGAGATTCAGCTGGTGGTATGGTATGGTCAGCTAATACATCTGGTAAGCCTGTGGTGGGAATGAACCTAACTGAAGCTGGGAATTTGGTTCTGTTTGGTAATCGAGGAGCAGTGCTTTGGCAGTCTTTTGATCACCCCAAAGACACATTGTTGATGGGGCAGAAACTCAACAAGGATCAAAAACTTGCACCGAATTTCTTTTCGACCGAATGGAGTAAGAGCCCCTTCTTTGCCACATTAACAACAGCTGCTTATTTCTCTGCCTTTTTCAGTACTAGTGATGGTCAATCTCTAATGTATTATCAGTTGGCACTGGATGACAATTCAAGAAATCACTCTGTACTACAGTATCAAAAAACTAAACAAACGGAGTTTGTTGTGAATGTGGGAACATCTAAGGCATCCAATTTTCTGGACTCTATTGTGTTTGTGAAACTAGATCAAGGTGGACGTTTAAagacttatttatataatccaAAGGGTTCGAGCATGAATAATGTTGACATGGTCACTCAAGAATGCGAGAATTCATCGGCTCTCTACCTTCTTACAGAGGTAAGAGACATTGCTTACACTAACATAAGCAATGCAGATTTTGGAGTTGTGCCCACAAGAACAATCGACGATTGCAAAACAGCTTGTCTGCAAAATTGTTCGTGCATTGCAGTTGTCTTCAGGAATGGCAATGATAATTCAGATGGAAGTTGTTATATGCCATCAGAGATCTATTCTACTGAACACAACAGCACAGATAAAAGCAACGTACTTGCATTTGTCAAGGTACTAAATACCAATGGGGAACCGGAGGCTCCTTCATCATCTTGGATAGTAAGACATCGAAAAAAGATTACAATCATAACAGCATCTACTGCAGGAGGTATTGCCACCATTCTTCTAGTTATTGTTGTTATTGTGATGTTACCAAAGAACCAAAAGGAAGATGATGGGGAGGACAATCTAAAACAAGCTCTTGGAATGCCCTTGCGGTTTTCATACGAAGAATTACTGAATGCAACAGAGAATTTGAAGGAAACACTTGGTGTTGGAGGCTTTGGATCTGTTTTCAAAGGGATTTTAGCAGCAAATGGCACAAAAATTGCAGTGAAGCGCTTAGATAAAATGAGTCAAGGGATGAGGGAGTTTTTAGCTGAAGTTGAGACAATTGGAAACCTTCACCACTTTAATCTTGTAAGGTTGGTTGGATTTTGTGCAGAAAAATCTTGCAGACTTCTAGTCTATGAATATATGAGTAATGGGTCACTAAACAATTGGATTTTCAACCCAAGTCAGTCACAATATCTAGATTGGCAAACAAGAAAGAATATCATACTTGACATAGCAAAAGGTCTAGCTTATCTTCATGAAGAATGTCGACAGAAAATTATACATCTTGATATAAAACCACATAACATTCTCTTGGACGAAAATTTCCATGCAAAAGTCTCTGATTTCGGGTTATCAAAGCTGATTGAAAGAGATGAGAGCCAAGTCCTTATCCCAATGAGAGGAACTCCAGGGTACCTTGCTCCAGAGCTGCAAAAATCAATAGTCACTGTCAAAGCAGATGTATACAGCTTTGGAATTGTTGTTCTTGAAATTGTTAGCAGAAGGAGAAATGTGGATAGTTCGCGATCAGAGTCAAGTTTTCATTTGCTTGAAATGTTGCAaaagaaggctgaagaggataaTCTTATTGAAGTTGTGGAAAACTTAGATGATGACATGCTAAATAATAGAGAAGAAGTGATAAAAATGATAAGGATTGGAGCCTGGTGTTTGCAGAACGATCACACGAAAAGGCCTTCAATGTCTACAGTAGTAAAGCTCTTAGAAGGACTTATGGAAGTTGACCCTGATATCAGCTACAAGTTTTCTCACGCCATGGCATTTGCCTCTGATGCAAATGATCACATTACTGTGGCACCACAAGCATCTCTTCTTTCTGCTCCAAGATGA
- the LOC115701042 gene encoding probable alpha,alpha-trehalose-phosphate synthase [UDP-forming] 7, with protein MTNSFSNLHDLSSGNFAALRKNKRKRLSSSENDEDNDDDDQASSDRVIIVANHLPLKAKRREDNEGWCFSLNEDSLLLHLKDGFPKGTRVLYVGSLNVDVDLSEEDDVSRTLLQNFNCVPTFLEPDLSERFYDGFCKKKLWPLFHYMLPLSVYEGAPFEKPLWESYIAANKVFFNKVVEILNPINDYVWIHDYHLMVLPYLLRRRYIELRMGFFLHSPFPSSEIYRTLPVRENILKALLNSDIIGFHTYDYARHFLSCCSRLLGLNYQLKRGYLELEYHGRIIGIRIMPVGIHMGRIESLLAMADKDCSLRELKQQFEGKLVLIGVDDIDIFKGINFKLLAMEQMLREHSKYRGKAVLIQILNPARGKGLNVEKILKETKEKCRRINEEFGQPGYDPIVLIDTEISASKRVAYCSIADCLVVTAIRDGMNLIPYEYVVCRQGLPDSSSSPKKSMIVMSEFIGCSLSLSGAIRTNPWCVQATSDAMLQAISMSDSEKELRHGKHYRYVSTHDVAYWSRSFLQDMFKTCADHYKKTYWGIGFGFDFRVMSVDATFRKLAVEDILSAYNNAENRVILLDYDGTIMPQNSINNPPSEDVISTLKRLCADQKNTVFIVSGRGKKHLNEWFSSCQNLGIAAEHGYFIRWPQNDEWDISYQNFEFGWMDLVEPVLRLYTDATDGSSIEVKESSLVWQYQDADPTFGSFQAKEMLSHLESVLTNEPVAVNSGKYIVEIKPQGASKGITAERIFSSMAEKGRRADFVLCIGDDRSDEDMFEIFGSEKLGNILSPKALVFPCTVGQKPSSAKYYMDTITDVTYMLQTLAQSSTDSSFPEEDPMNTM; from the exons ATGACCAATtcattttcaaatcttcatgatTTGTCTTCTGGGAATTTTGCTGCTCTTAggaaaaataagagaaaaagGCTTTCATCGTCAGAGAATGATGAAGATAATGACGATGATGATCAAGCATCATCTGATAGAGTAATTATTGTTGCAAATCATCTTCCTTTAAAAGCTAAGAGAAGGGAGGATAACGAAGGGTGGTGTTTCAGTTTGAATGAGGATTCTTTGCTTTTGCATTTAAAGGATGGGTTTCCTAAAGGTACGCGGGTTCTTTATGTTGGGTCTCTAAATGTTGATGTTGATCTTTCGGAGGAGGACGATGTGTCAAGGACTCTTTTGCAGAATTTTAATTGTGTTCCTACTTTTTTGGAACCTGATCTTTCGGAAAGATTCTATGATGGATTTTGCAAGAAGAAGTTGTGGCCACTTTTTCACTACATGTTGCCCCTTTCAGTGTATGAAGGAGCTCCGTTTGAGAAGCCTTTGTGGGAATCTTATATTGCAGCAAATAAGGTGTTTTTTAATAAAGTGGTTGAGATTCTAAACCCAATAAATGATTATGTTTGGATTCATGACTACCATTTGATGGTGCTACCGTACTTGTTGAGGAGGCGATATATTGAATTGAGGATGGGATTTTTCCTGCACAGCCCATTTCCCTCATCTGAGATCTACAGAACTCTCCCTGTTAGAGAGAACATACTCAAAGCTTTGCTCAACTCAGATATTATAGGATTCCACACTTATGATTATGCTCGACATTTTCTCTCTTGTTGCAGCCGATTGTTGGGTTTGAATTATCAATTAAAGAGGGGATACTTAGAATTGGAGTATCATGGAAGGATTATTGGTATTAGGATTATGCCAGTTGGGATTCATATGGGTCGGATTGAGTCCTTGCTGGCAATGGCAGATAAGGATTGTAGTTTGAGAGAGCTTAAACAGCAATTTGAAGGGAAACTGGTGTTGATTGGTGTGGATGATATTGACATTTTCAAAGGTATAAATTTCAAGCTTCTTGCAATGGAACAGATGCTCAGGGAACATTCGAAGTACCGTGGAAAGGCTGTGCTTATCCAAATTCTAAACCCTGCCAGAGGTAAAGGACTAAATGTGGAGAAAATATTGAAAGAAACAAAAGAGAAATGCCGGAGGATCAATGAAGAATTTGGGCAACCAGGCTATGATCCAATAGTATTAATAGACACAGAAATCTCTGCAAGTAAAAGAGTTGCTTATTGCAGCATTGCTGATTGCCTTGTCGTGACAGCAATAAGGGATGGAATGAACCTCATTCCTTATGAATATGTTGTATGTAGACAAGGCTTACCAGATTCTTCATCAAGTCCAAAGAAGAGCATGATAGTGATGTCAGAATTTATTGGTTGTTCACTATCACTCTCTGGGGCAATTCGCACAAACCCATGGTGTGTTCAGGCAACTTCTGATGCAATGCTTCAAGCTATTTCTATGAGTGACTCAGAGAAAGAGTTGAGGCATGGGAAACATTATCGATATGTTAGTACCCATGATGTGGCTTATTGGTCTCGTAGTTTCTTGCAAGACATGTTCAAAACTTGTGCTGACCACTATAAGAAAACATATTGGGGtattggttttgggtttgatTTTCGAGTTATGTCAGTTGATGCTACTTTCAGAAAACTAGCAGTTGAAGATATTCTGTCAGCTTATAACAATGCAGAAAATCGGGTTATTCTGCTGGACTATGATGGTACTATAATGCCCCAAAACTCCATCAACAACCCCCCAAGTGAGGATGTTATCTCAACTCTGAAAAGACTTTGTGCTGACCAAAAGAATACAGTTTTCATTGTTAGTGGCAGAGGGAAGAAACACTTAAACGAGTGGTTTTCTTCATGCCAGAACCTTGGAATTGCAGCAGAACATGGATACTTTATCAG GTGGCCTCAAAATGACGAGTGGGACATTAGTTACCAAAACTTTGAATTTGGTTGGATGGATCTGGTTGAACCTGTTTTGAGATTGTATACTGATGCTACTGATGGTTCTTCAATTGAAGTTAAGGAAAGTTCTCTCGTTTGGCAATATCAAGATGCAGACCCAACGTTTGGATCTTTCCAGGCAAAGGAGATGTTAAGTCACCTCGAGAGTGTTTTAACAAATGAACCTGTTGCTGTAAATAGTGGAAAGTACATTGTAGAGATTAAACCTCAG GGAGCTAGTAAGGGGATTACTGCAGAAAGGATATTCTCATCAATGGCTGAAAAAGGGAGGCGAGCTGACTTTGTGTTGTGTATTGGTGATGATAGATCCGATGAAGACATGTTTGAAATATTTGGTAGTGAAAAGCTAGGCAATATTCTTTCCCCTAAAGCTTTAGTTTTTCCTTGCACGGTTGGACAAAAGCCAAGCAGTGCAAAATACTATATGGATACAATAACTGATGTAACATATATGCTTCAGACCCTTGCTCAATCCTCTACTGATTCTTCATTCCCGGAAGAAGATCCAATGAACACCATGTAA
- the LOC115701051 gene encoding pentatricopeptide repeat-containing protein At2g41080, protein MGRSCLSPLSFCLVKSKHLQISRFVSTTAFHCREEIITLCSRGHIKEAFGILKSQIWSDPSVFSNFLQASVLRKSLFMGKQVHSLIITCGCSNTFVSNHLLNMYSKFNDLKSVMTLFDNMSGRNKMSCNIVINRYVQSGDFDSARKVFDEMPDRNVATWNAMVAGLIQSEFNEEGLCLFSEMHKLGFSPDEFTLGSILRGCAGLGSLYGGRQVHAYIFKCGFEFDLVVGSSLAHMYIKSGSLKEGEKVIDSMPTRNVVAWNTLIAGKAQNGYPEDVLDNYNIMKLAGFRPDKITFVSAISSCSELATLGQGQQIHAEAIKAGVCSVVAVISTLVSMYSRCGCLEDSVKAFAESKDVDSVLWSSMIAAYGFHGRGEEAIKVFEKMEDEGVELNDVAFLSLLYACSHCGMKKKGMELFDMMVKKYGLKPRLEHYTCIVDLLGRSGCLEEAEAVIRSMPVKADAIIWKTLLSACKIHKNADMAIRVAGEVLKVDPHDSASYVILSNIHASAKRWKDVTEVRKTMKDNNIKKEPGISWLEIKNQVHQFCMGDRSHPKSMEIDLYLIELTAEMKLRGYTPDTGSVLHDMDIEEKENNLAHHSEKLAIVFALMNTSEGTPIRVMKNLRVCEDCHVAIKYISQIKNREIIVRDTSRFHHFKKGSCSCGDYW, encoded by the coding sequence ATGGGCAGGTCTTGTTTAAGCCCTCTTAGCTTCTGTTTGGTGAAATCCAAGCACCTCCAAATAAGCCGTTTTGTCTCCACAACTGCTTTCCATTGTAGAGAAGAGATCATCACTCTCTGTTCAAGAGGGCATATCAAAGAAGCCTTTGGAATACTCAAGTCTCAAATATGGTCGGACCCATCTGTTTTCTCCAACTTCCTCCAAGCTTCCGTACTAAGAAAATCACTTTTCATGGGGAAACAGGTCCATTCTTTGATAATCACATGTGGGTGTTCGAACACGTTTGTTTCTAATCACCTCCTAAACATGTACTCCAAATTTAATGACTTAAAAAGTGTTATGACGCTGTTTGATAATATGAGTGGGAGAAATAAGATGTCCTGTAATATAGTGATCAATAGGTACGTTCAAAGTGGTGATTTTGACAGTGCCCGCAAAGTATTTGACGAAATGCCAGATAGAAACGTCGCAACATGGAATGCCATGGTGGCTGGTTTGATCCAATCTGAATTTAATGAAGAGGGTCTTTGCCTTTTTTCAGAAATGCATAAGCTTGGATTTTCACCTGATGAGTTCACCCTTGGTAGCATTCTTAGGGGATGTGCTGGTTTGGGATCTCTATATGGAGGGAGGCAGGTTCACGCTTACATATTCAaatgtgggtttgagtttgatTTGGTTGTTGGGAGCTCTTTGGCTCACATGTATATAAAGTCCGGTAGCttgaaggaaggagagaaagtgaTTGACTCTATGCCAACTCGAAATGTGGTTGCCTGGAATACACTTATAGCAGGAAAAGCGCAAAATGGGTATCCCGAGGACGTGTTGGATAACTATAATATCATGAAACTCGCAGGGTTTAGGCCAGACAAAATCACTTTTGTTAGTGCAATCAGTTCATGCTCAGAATTGGCAACACTAGGACAAGGTCAGCAGATTCATGCTGAGGCAATCAAAGCTGGGGTATGTTCGGTAGTTGCTGTTATTAGCACATTAGTTAGCATGTACTCGAGATGTGGATGTCTGGAAGACTCTGTGAAAGCTTTTGCGGAAAGCAAAGATGTGGATTCTGTGTTGTGGAGCTCTATGATTGCTGCTTATGGGTTTCATGGTCGAGGTGAAGAAGCAATCAAAGTTTTTGAAAAGATGGAGGATGAAGGAGTTGAGTTGAATGATGTTGCTTTCTTAAGCTTGCTTTATGCTTGTAGTCATTGTGGAATGAAGAAAAAAGGGATGGAGCTGTTTGACATGATGGTAAAAAAGTATGGATTGAAGCCTAGACTTGAGCACTATACTTGTATAGTTGATCTTCTTGGACGCTCGGGCTGTTTAGAGGAAGCAGAGGCTGTGATAAGGTCAATGCCTGTTAAAGCAGATGCTATCATATGGAAAACTTTGCTATCAGCGTGTAAGATACACAAGAATGCAGACATGGCGATTCGGGTTGCTGGAGAAGTTCTCAAGGTTGACCCTCATGATTCAGCTTCTTATGTGATACTCTCTAACATCCATGCTTCTGCGAAAAGGTGGAAGGATGTTACTGAGGTGAGGAAGACCATGAAGGATAATAACATTAAGAAGGAACCAGGTATAAGCTGGCTGGAGATTAAGAATCAAGTTCATCAGTTCTGTATGGGTGATAGATCTCATCCAAAGTCAATGGAAATTGACTTGTATCTGATTGAACTAACTGCTGAGATGAAGTTGCGTGGTTACACACCTGATACTGGATCTGTTTTGCATGACATGGATATTGAGGAGAAAGAGAACAACTTGGCACATCACAGTGAGAAATTGGCGATTGTTTTTGCCTTAATGAATACTAGTGAAGGTACACCAATAAGGGTGATGAAGAATTTGCGTGTATGTGAAGATTGTCATGTAGCCATTAAGTACATATCTCAGATAAAAAACAGAGAAATTATTGTACGTGACACTAGTAGATTTCATCACTTCAAAAAAGGGAGTTGTTCTTGTGGAGATTACTGGTGA